In the Arthrobacter sp. Marseille-P9274 genome, one interval contains:
- a CDS encoding RluA family pseudouridine synthase, which produces MESPLPVRDGVNATRLRLPATGPWETALDYMLHRWGHVDPDGILDRFDRGEIVGEGGVRLDRSTPLEAHTFIWYYRTLPAEERLPVELGILHQDENILVVDKPHFLPTTPGGTYIQESALVRLRRQLDLPDLIPMHRLDRLTAGVLLFSTNPATRGKYQVLFEKRQVAKEYEAIAPVSEELEFPRIVRNRMVKSRTYLLAEVVDGEPNAETRLELAAEHQGLGRYRLLPHTGKTHQLRVHMASLGIGILHDPFYPVLLDKAPDDFTRPLQLLARGIEFTDPLTGRATGFRSRLELSEWARAAEPEPALAG; this is translated from the coding sequence CTGCCCGCGACGGGTCCGTGGGAGACGGCGCTGGACTACATGCTGCACCGCTGGGGCCACGTCGACCCGGACGGGATCCTGGACCGCTTCGACCGCGGCGAGATCGTCGGCGAAGGCGGTGTCCGGCTCGACCGCAGCACGCCGCTCGAAGCCCATACCTTCATCTGGTACTACCGCACCCTGCCCGCCGAGGAGCGCCTGCCGGTGGAGCTGGGCATTCTGCACCAGGACGAGAACATCCTGGTCGTGGACAAGCCGCACTTCCTGCCCACCACCCCGGGCGGCACCTACATCCAGGAGTCGGCGCTCGTCCGGCTCCGCCGCCAGCTCGACCTGCCGGACCTGATCCCCATGCACCGGCTGGACCGGCTGACCGCCGGGGTGCTGCTGTTCTCCACCAACCCGGCCACGCGCGGCAAGTACCAGGTGCTGTTCGAGAAGCGCCAGGTCGCCAAGGAATACGAGGCGATCGCCCCCGTATCCGAGGAGCTGGAGTTCCCGCGGATCGTCCGGAACCGCATGGTGAAGTCGCGGACCTACCTGCTCGCCGAGGTCGTCGACGGCGAACCGAACGCCGAAACCCGCCTCGAACTCGCCGCCGAGCACCAGGGGCTGGGCCGCTACCGGCTGCTGCCGCACACCGGCAAGACGCACCAGCTCCGCGTCCACATGGCGTCGCTGGGCATCGGCATCCTGCACGACCCGTTCTACCCGGTGCTGCTGGACAAGGCGCCGGACGACTTCACCCGCCCGCTGCAGCTGCTGGCCCGGGGCATCGAATTCACGGACCCGCTCACCGGCCGCGCAACCGGCTTCCGCAGCCGGCTCGAACTCTCCGAATGGGCCCGGGCCGCCGAGCCGGAGCCGGCGCTGGCCGGCTGA
- a CDS encoding FRG domain-containing protein produces the protein MDNVVEVDENDLFGLLEVLTSGDWQPSRHRTRLPVAYRGHSAAAHDLNTGLFRLRGDSSAAVEPHILRNFRKYAHRDTSPGDSDWNWLSVAQHHGLPTRLLDWSHSPYVALHFATRLPERNQEAGAIWCVDYAAVHELLPDELRSVVEPLGGGLFTTETLSRAAYTLTEFDRFRDDDGERIPLFFEPPSLDERIVNQAAIFSTMSGPEAGLGAWLARHPELHRKVIIPARLKWRVRDHLDQVNVTERVLFPGLDGLSLWLRRYYSRRDQDLQQQNNDGGASDSVQRVMPAVPELPGPPAP, from the coding sequence ATGGACAACGTCGTCGAGGTGGATGAGAATGACCTGTTCGGCCTCCTGGAGGTCCTGACCAGCGGCGACTGGCAGCCTTCGCGACACCGGACACGCCTCCCGGTGGCCTACCGCGGCCATTCTGCCGCCGCCCATGACCTGAACACCGGGCTGTTCCGGTTGCGCGGGGACTCAAGCGCCGCCGTCGAACCCCATATTCTGCGCAACTTCCGCAAATACGCGCACCGTGACACCTCACCCGGCGATTCGGACTGGAACTGGCTCAGCGTGGCCCAGCACCACGGCCTGCCCACCCGCCTGCTGGACTGGTCCCACTCGCCCTACGTCGCCCTGCATTTCGCGACGCGGCTGCCCGAGCGAAACCAGGAGGCGGGCGCCATCTGGTGCGTGGACTACGCGGCGGTGCACGAGCTGCTGCCCGACGAACTGCGAAGCGTCGTCGAGCCGTTGGGTGGCGGCCTGTTCACTACCGAGACGCTGTCCCGCGCGGCCTACACCCTCACGGAGTTCGATCGTTTCCGGGACGACGACGGCGAGCGCATCCCCTTGTTTTTCGAGCCACCTTCGCTGGACGAGCGGATTGTCAACCAGGCGGCTATCTTCTCCACCATGTCCGGCCCCGAAGCCGGGCTCGGCGCTTGGCTCGCGCGCCATCCGGAGCTGCACCGGAAAGTCATCATTCCGGCGAGGCTCAAGTGGCGCGTCCGGGACCATCTGGACCAAGTGAATGTCACCGAACGGGTGCTGTTCCCCGGGCTGGACGGCCTGTCGCTGTGGCTTCGGCGCTACTACAGCAGGCGGGACCAGGACTTGCAGCAACAAAACAACGACGGCGGCGCCTCGGATTCAGTCCAACGTGTCATGCCCGCGGTCCCCGAGTTACCGGGCCCGCCGGCTCCTTAG
- a CDS encoding O-acetyl-ADP-ribose deacetylase: MEIRILEDDITRRHVDAIVNAANSSLLGGGGVDGAIHRAAGPELLAACRELRTGPYPQGLPTGGAVHTEAFNLPARWVIHTVGPNRHAGETDPALLASCFRGSLEVADRLGALSVAFPAISAGIYGWQPDTVARVGLTEVLAYDGGVQVVEFVLFSAGLAEVFRSVHAELAA; the protein is encoded by the coding sequence GTGGAGATCCGGATCCTCGAAGACGACATCACCCGGCGGCACGTGGACGCGATTGTCAACGCAGCCAACTCGTCGCTGCTCGGCGGCGGGGGAGTGGACGGCGCCATCCACCGCGCCGCCGGGCCCGAACTGCTCGCCGCCTGCCGCGAACTGCGGACCGGCCCCTACCCGCAGGGCCTGCCCACGGGCGGCGCGGTGCATACGGAGGCGTTCAACTTGCCGGCCCGCTGGGTCATCCACACCGTGGGGCCCAACCGCCATGCCGGCGAGACCGATCCGGCGCTGCTCGCCTCCTGCTTCCGCGGCAGCCTCGAGGTCGCGGACCGGCTCGGCGCGCTCTCCGTCGCGTTCCCGGCCATCAGCGCCGGCATCTACGGCTGGCAGCCGGACACCGTAGCGCGGGTCGGGCTGACGGAGGTTTTGGCGTACGACGGCGGTGTGCAGGTCGTGGAGTTCGTGCTGTTTTCGGCCGGGCTGGCCGAGGTATTCCGCTCGGTGCACGCCGAGCTTGCCGCGTAA
- a CDS encoding DedA family protein, with product MEIPEGPWQWLYYPMTLVLVIADAPVPASPSEVLVIGGGTLLAHGELLLPLVVLTAFAGSFGGDALLFLLFRGGLNAWLNRWRWGRLVDRGVTAALQKAGESSTYAAIVAARFIPGGRTASVAAAGLAEVPLKPFLISSASGSAIWAVWMTGLGLASGLATDLPLWANVALGTLVGILVGMVLAAVIRLRRRSAALRAVPAGCRRPHRPRHRPRRPGHSPRRPGHSPCPASEPR from the coding sequence GTGGAGATCCCCGAGGGGCCGTGGCAATGGCTCTACTATCCGATGACCCTGGTGCTCGTCATCGCGGACGCGCCCGTGCCGGCGTCGCCCTCGGAAGTCCTGGTGATCGGCGGTGGCACGCTGCTGGCCCACGGCGAGCTCCTCCTTCCGCTGGTGGTGCTTACCGCCTTCGCGGGCAGCTTCGGCGGCGACGCGCTGCTGTTCCTGCTGTTCCGGGGCGGCCTCAATGCCTGGCTCAACCGCTGGCGCTGGGGCCGACTGGTTGACCGCGGCGTGACCGCGGCGCTGCAGAAGGCCGGCGAGTCCTCCACCTACGCAGCCATCGTCGCGGCCCGCTTTATTCCGGGAGGCCGGACCGCGTCGGTGGCGGCCGCCGGGCTGGCCGAGGTGCCGCTGAAGCCGTTCCTGATTTCCTCGGCATCGGGCTCGGCCATCTGGGCTGTGTGGATGACCGGGCTGGGGCTCGCGAGCGGACTCGCCACGGACCTGCCGCTGTGGGCCAACGTTGCGCTGGGGACGCTGGTCGGCATACTGGTGGGCATGGTCCTTGCCGCCGTCATCCGCCTGCGCCGCCGGTCCGCTGCCCTCCGGGCGGTGCCGGCGGGCTGCCGCCGTCCCCACCGACCGCGCCACCGTCCCCGCCGGCCCGGCCACAGTCCCCGCCGGCCCGGCCACAGTCCCTGCCCCGCCTCCGAGCCGCGGTAG
- a CDS encoding DUF427 domain-containing protein, which produces MYTPEPFAEPSPRRIRVRLGGSLIADSSRALLLVQYGKTGLPTYYLPLEDVRPDALSGESTAGGQTRWTVTAGNKRADAAAWTYPDPSGPTAALAGHVTFSWRQLEWYEEDERVLVHARDPYKRVDTLRSSRRVQVYAGDTLIADSIRPLLLFETHLPTRYYLPFEDVRTELLEASDTVTSCPYKGEARYWSIRAGDTFVPDAAWSYPAPIPENPKIKDLLAFFSERTDLVVDGERLEHPDTAWSLPQ; this is translated from the coding sequence ATGTATACACCGGAGCCTTTTGCCGAGCCCTCCCCGCGCCGGATCCGGGTTCGCCTAGGCGGGTCCCTGATCGCCGACAGTTCCCGCGCCCTGCTGCTGGTCCAGTACGGCAAGACCGGCCTGCCGACCTATTACCTGCCGCTCGAGGATGTCCGTCCGGACGCCCTGTCCGGGGAATCGACGGCCGGCGGACAGACCCGCTGGACCGTCACGGCCGGGAACAAGCGCGCCGACGCTGCGGCGTGGACCTACCCCGATCCGAGCGGCCCCACGGCGGCGCTGGCTGGCCACGTCACCTTCTCCTGGCGCCAACTGGAGTGGTACGAGGAGGATGAGCGCGTCCTCGTCCATGCCAGGGATCCGTACAAGCGCGTGGACACCCTGCGCAGCTCGCGCCGCGTCCAGGTCTATGCCGGGGACACGCTGATCGCCGACAGCATCCGGCCGCTGCTGCTCTTCGAAACCCACCTGCCGACCCGCTACTACCTGCCCTTCGAGGACGTGCGCACTGAGCTGCTCGAAGCCAGCGACACGGTGACCAGCTGCCCGTACAAGGGCGAGGCCCGCTACTGGTCCATCCGGGCCGGGGACACGTTCGTCCCCGACGCCGCCTGGAGCTATCCGGCGCCCATCCCGGAGAACCCCAAGATCAAGGACCTGCTGGCCTTCTTCAGCGAACGGACCGACCTCGTGGTGGACGGCGAACGCCTCGAACACCCGGACACCGCCTGGTCACTCCCCCAATAG
- a CDS encoding aldehyde dehydrogenase family protein, with translation MTTIPHAPQAANPAPGQAPSSFSGPAIDARAALSLPYTHVDDVFIDGAWRTAAGTGRNDVTDPATGQVWGSVPDGTAEDIDAAVGAARRGFDGEWPRLAPSERAAYLLRIADEVEKRATELSLTNTRENGQPVSESSGAAANAAGILRYFASLADYLEREDVRPFPRGGGESVVRRDPVGVCALIAPWNFPINLMVIKLAPALLAGCTVVMKPASPTPLSFRIIVDAVAAAGVPAGVVNLVTGSGRLGDALVKHPGVDKVAFTGSTPVGRKIAAACGELLRPVTLELGGKSSAVVLPDADLDAMSQVLIRSCMRNTGQTCYISTRILAPAGRYDEVVDMVTATIAAGRQGDPLDPATVFGPAATASQYRTVLEYVESGLAEGARATTGGRAARLGGGLEHGYFVEPTVFADVTPDMRVSREEIFGPVISVLKYSDVDEAVALANNTEFGLGGLVFGQDQDAALAVADRMDTGSVGINFFASNHSAPFGGRHDSGLGTEYGIEGLNAYLCYKSIHRK, from the coding sequence ATGACTACCATCCCGCATGCCCCGCAGGCAGCCAACCCGGCACCCGGCCAGGCGCCGTCGTCGTTCTCCGGCCCGGCGATCGACGCGCGCGCCGCGCTGTCCCTGCCGTACACCCACGTCGACGACGTCTTCATCGACGGCGCCTGGAGGACGGCGGCGGGCACCGGACGCAACGACGTCACCGACCCCGCGACCGGCCAGGTCTGGGGCTCCGTGCCGGACGGCACCGCCGAGGACATCGACGCCGCCGTCGGAGCCGCGCGCCGCGGGTTCGACGGCGAATGGCCACGGCTGGCGCCCTCGGAACGCGCCGCCTACCTGCTGCGGATCGCCGATGAGGTGGAGAAGCGCGCCACCGAGCTGTCGCTGACCAACACCCGCGAGAACGGCCAGCCTGTCTCCGAATCCTCCGGCGCGGCTGCGAATGCCGCGGGCATCCTCCGGTACTTCGCCTCCCTGGCCGACTACCTTGAGCGCGAGGACGTGCGGCCCTTCCCGCGTGGCGGCGGCGAGTCCGTGGTCCGCCGGGATCCGGTGGGGGTCTGCGCGCTGATTGCGCCGTGGAACTTCCCGATCAACCTGATGGTGATCAAGCTGGCGCCGGCGCTGCTGGCCGGCTGCACCGTGGTGATGAAGCCGGCATCCCCGACGCCGCTGTCCTTCCGGATTATTGTCGACGCCGTGGCCGCCGCGGGCGTGCCCGCCGGCGTGGTCAACCTGGTCACCGGGTCGGGCAGGCTCGGCGACGCGCTGGTCAAGCACCCGGGCGTGGACAAGGTGGCGTTCACCGGTTCGACCCCGGTGGGCCGGAAGATCGCCGCGGCCTGCGGTGAGCTGCTGCGCCCGGTCACGCTGGAGCTCGGCGGCAAGTCCAGCGCCGTGGTGCTGCCGGACGCCGACCTGGACGCCATGTCCCAGGTGCTGATCCGTTCCTGCATGCGCAACACCGGGCAGACCTGCTACATCTCCACCCGCATCCTGGCCCCCGCCGGACGCTATGACGAGGTGGTCGACATGGTCACGGCGACGATCGCGGCCGGCCGGCAGGGTGACCCGCTGGATCCCGCCACGGTCTTCGGCCCGGCGGCCACCGCGTCGCAGTACCGCACGGTGCTCGAGTACGTGGAGTCCGGCCTGGCCGAAGGCGCCCGCGCCACCACCGGCGGCCGCGCCGCCCGGCTCGGCGGCGGACTGGAGCACGGCTACTTCGTGGAGCCCACGGTCTTCGCCGACGTCACCCCGGACATGCGGGTCTCCCGAGAAGAGATCTTCGGCCCCGTGATCTCCGTGCTGAAGTACTCCGACGTGGACGAGGCCGTCGCGCTGGCCAACAACACCGAGTTCGGACTCGGCGGGCTCGTGTTCGGCCAGGACCAGGATGCGGCCCTGGCGGTCGCGGACCGGATGGACACCGGCTCGGTCGGCATCAACTTCTTCGCCTCGAACCACTCGGCACCCTTCGGCGGCCGGCACGATTCGGGCCTCGGCACCGAATACGGGATCGAGGGGCTGAATGCCTACCTCTGCTACAAGTCCATCCACCGGAAGTAG
- a CDS encoding HD domain-containing protein, with translation MSTPETQTHTNDGAPAWPGQDPGAHAADPRARAFAESHPVRPVPATGPVDTSPASLTPAATDLDRLWKTVVSETRARGNDIHLPISLAYAERLCRAHPEADAELVRVTIVLHDTGWAHVDESRILSEGFTGDWRKAAIRYEHEAEGCKVARRVLPGLGYSAEFIERVCEIIDGHDTRHVAYSIEDALVRDADRLWRFDHAGIALASSWFGMTPDVYTDRLAAEIIPELITDAAVQMGTADLARSNALLKTGVIR, from the coding sequence ATGAGCACCCCCGAAACGCAGACGCACACCAACGACGGCGCGCCCGCCTGGCCCGGGCAGGACCCCGGCGCCCACGCGGCGGACCCCCGCGCCCGGGCGTTCGCCGAATCCCATCCGGTCCGTCCGGTTCCGGCCACCGGCCCGGTGGACACCTCGCCGGCGTCGCTGACCCCGGCCGCGACGGACCTCGATCGGCTCTGGAAGACCGTGGTGTCCGAGACCCGCGCCCGCGGCAACGACATCCACCTGCCGATCTCGCTGGCCTACGCCGAGCGGCTCTGCCGGGCCCACCCGGAGGCGGACGCGGAGCTGGTGCGCGTGACGATCGTGCTGCACGACACCGGCTGGGCGCACGTGGACGAGTCCCGGATCCTCTCCGAGGGCTTCACCGGCGACTGGCGCAAGGCGGCGATCCGGTACGAGCATGAGGCCGAAGGCTGCAAGGTCGCCCGCCGCGTGCTGCCCGGCCTCGGGTACTCGGCGGAGTTCATCGAGCGCGTCTGCGAGATTATCGACGGGCACGACACCCGGCACGTGGCGTACTCGATTGAGGACGCCCTGGTCCGCGACGCCGACCGGCTGTGGCGCTTCGACCACGCCGGTATCGCGCTGGCCTCGTCCTGGTTCGGGATGACCCCGGACGTCTACACGGACCGGCTTGCCGCCGAAATCATCCCGGAACTCATTACCGATGCCGCGGTGCAGATGGGCACGGCGGACCTGGCGCGCTCCAACGCGCTGCTCAAGACTGGAGTGATCCGATGA